In the Oncorhynchus nerka isolate Pitt River linkage group LG2, Oner_Uvic_2.0, whole genome shotgun sequence genome, one interval contains:
- the LOC115140116 gene encoding ER membrane protein complex subunit 3 has protein sequence MAEPELLLDSNIRLWVVLPIVFITFLVGVIRHYVSILLQSDKKLTLEQVSDSQVLIRSRILRENGKYIPKQSFLMRKFYFNNQEDGFFKNTKRKVVPPSPMTDPSMLTDMMKGNVTNVLPMILIGGWINWTFSGFVTTKVPFPLTLRFKPMLQQGIELLSLDASWVSSASWYFLNVFGLRSMYSLILGQDNGADQSRIMQEQMSGAAMAMPADTNKAFKAEWEALELTDHQWALENIEEELMSRELDLDGMFSKELPTGIF, from the exons ATGGCTGAGCCTGAGCTTCTGCTGGATTCCAATATCAGACTTTGGGTGGTCTTGCCCATTGTCTTCATCACTTTTCTTGTTGGGGTGATTCGACATTATGTCTCCATTTTGCTTCAAAGTGACAAGAAGCTGACATTAGAGCAGGTATCAGACAG CCAGGTTCTCATCAGGAGCAGAATCCTCAGAGAGAATGGGAAGTACATTCCAAAACAG tcatttttGATGAGGAAGTTTTACTTCAATAATCAAGAAGATGGATTCTTCAAAAATACCAAAAGAAAGGTTGTTCCTCCCTCCCCAATGACAG ACCCCAGCATGCTGACAGACATGATGAAAGGCAATGTGACCAATGTTCTTCCCATGATCCTCATCGGAGGCTGGATTAACTGGACCTTCTCAGGGTTTGTCACAA CCAAGGTTCCATTTCCTCTCACCCTGCGCTTCAAGCCCATGTTGCAACAAGGAATCGAGCTACTCTCACTTGATGCATCCTG GGTGAGCTCAGCGTCGTGGTATTTCCTGAATGTGTTTGGGCTGCGAAGCATGTACTCCTTAATTCTAGGACAAGATAATG GTGCAGACCAGTCCAGGATCATGCAGGAGCAGATGAGTGGTGCTGCCATGGCCATGCCTGCAGACACCAACAAAGCCTTCAAG GCAGAATGGGAGGCACTTGAGCTAACTGACCACCAGTGGGCACTGGAGAATATTGAGGAGGAGCTGATGAGCAGGGAACTGGATCTGGATGGAATGTTCAGTAAGGAGTTACCAACAGGTATCTTCTGA